The Streptomyces luteogriseus genome includes a window with the following:
- a CDS encoding GNAT family N-acetyltransferase yields the protein MLIREATADDWPRIWPFWHRIVAAGETYAWDPGTSEEEARVLWMNPAKRVYVVEDDGGAVVASAYLTPNYGGPAARIANAGFMVDPGQGGRGYGRALAEHLLAEARAAGYRGMVFNAVVETNPAVTLWTSLGFTVLGTVPEAFDHPRHGRVGLHVMYRAL from the coding sequence ATGCTGATCAGGGAAGCAACGGCTGACGACTGGCCTCGCATCTGGCCGTTCTGGCACCGCATCGTCGCCGCGGGCGAGACCTACGCATGGGACCCGGGCACCTCCGAGGAGGAGGCCCGGGTCCTGTGGATGAACCCGGCGAAGCGCGTCTACGTCGTCGAGGACGACGGCGGCGCCGTGGTCGCCTCCGCCTATCTCACCCCCAACTACGGTGGCCCCGCCGCCCGCATCGCCAACGCCGGCTTCATGGTCGACCCCGGCCAGGGCGGCCGCGGCTACGGCCGGGCCCTCGCCGAGCACCTCCTGGCCGAGGCCCGGGCCGCCGGCTACCGGGGCATGGTCTTCAACGCCGTCGTCGAGACCAACCCGGCCGTGACGCTGTGGACGTCCCTCGGCTTCACGGTCCTCGGCACCGTCCCCGAGGCGTTCGACCACCCCCGGCACGGCCGGGTGGGGCTGCACGTCATGTATCGGGCGCTGTAG
- a CDS encoding SDR family NAD(P)-dependent oxidoreductase: MTVTEDGPQAMDGAGGLSYGPGIDPERLAVCLGVLEELDKLDVDHPDAIAVRRATAGIYRTVKQRRRQERRAAKTAHDKAVTEATATGSAQRIDDETEGLLPSSATEEGRIAGILQRPRSCYTCKSRYVEVDYFYHQLCPDCARVNREKRDVRADLTGKRALLTGGRAKIGMYIALRLLRDGAHTTITTRFPKDAIRRFKAMDDSADWMHRLEVVGIDLRDPAQAVALADQVAEAGPLDILVNNATQTVRRLPSAYAALVEGESAPLPAGELPAHHVIGAFNSGAVDGIAALPLGTSGLDAQKVADLALVAGNASVERHLDGTAIDAGGLVPDVVDSNTWVQTIEQISPVELLETQLCNYTAPFILISKLRPAMAEAAKKAESGRAYVVNVSAMEGVFGRGYKGAGHPNTNAAKAAMNMVTRTSAQEMFQTDGILMTSVDTGWITDERPHYDKLRLAEAGFHAPLDLVDGAARVYDPIVRGEAGEDLYGVFMKDYAPGKW, from the coding sequence ATGACGGTGACAGAGGACGGCCCGCAGGCCATGGACGGGGCCGGCGGGCTCTCGTACGGACCCGGCATCGACCCGGAGCGCCTGGCCGTCTGCCTCGGCGTGCTCGAGGAACTCGACAAGCTGGACGTCGACCACCCGGACGCCATCGCGGTGCGACGGGCCACGGCGGGCATCTACCGCACGGTCAAGCAGCGCCGCCGCCAGGAGCGCCGGGCCGCCAAGACCGCCCACGACAAGGCGGTCACGGAGGCCACCGCGACCGGCTCGGCCCAGCGCATCGACGACGAGACCGAGGGCCTGCTGCCGTCGTCGGCCACCGAGGAGGGCAGGATCGCGGGGATACTCCAGCGCCCGCGCTCCTGCTACACATGCAAGTCCCGGTACGTGGAAGTCGACTACTTCTACCACCAGCTGTGTCCGGACTGCGCCCGCGTGAACCGCGAGAAGCGCGACGTCCGCGCCGACCTCACCGGCAAGCGCGCCCTGCTCACCGGCGGCCGGGCCAAGATCGGCATGTACATCGCGCTCCGGCTGCTGCGCGACGGTGCGCACACCACGATCACCACCCGCTTCCCCAAGGACGCCATCCGCCGCTTCAAGGCGATGGACGACTCCGCGGACTGGATGCACCGCCTGGAGGTCGTCGGCATCGACCTGCGCGACCCCGCCCAGGCCGTGGCCCTCGCCGACCAGGTCGCCGAGGCCGGCCCGCTCGACATCCTCGTCAACAACGCGACCCAGACCGTGCGGCGCCTGCCCTCCGCCTACGCCGCGCTCGTCGAGGGCGAGAGCGCGCCGCTGCCCGCCGGTGAGCTGCCCGCCCACCACGTCATCGGCGCCTTCAACTCCGGCGCGGTCGACGGCATCGCGGCGCTGCCCCTCGGCACCAGCGGCCTCGACGCCCAGAAGGTCGCCGACCTCGCCCTGGTCGCCGGCAACGCCAGCGTCGAACGGCACCTGGACGGCACGGCGATCGACGCGGGCGGCCTCGTGCCCGACGTCGTCGACTCCAACACCTGGGTGCAGACGATCGAGCAGATCTCGCCGGTGGAGCTGCTGGAGACGCAGCTGTGCAACTACACGGCACCGTTCATCCTGATCAGCAAGCTGCGGCCGGCCATGGCGGAGGCCGCGAAGAAGGCGGAGAGCGGACGCGCGTACGTGGTGAACGTGTCCGCGATGGAGGGTGTCTTCGGGCGCGGGTACAAGGGTGCGGGACACCCGAACACCAACGCGGCCAAGGCGGCGATGAACATGGTGACGCGGACCAGCGCGCAGGAGATGTTCCAGACCGACGGCATCCTGATGACCTCGGTCGACACGGGCTGGATCACGGACGAGCGGCCGCATTACGACAAGCTGCGGCTCGCCGAGGCCGGCTTCCACGCCCCGCTCGACCTGGTCGACGGTGCGGCCCGGGTCTACGACCCGATCGTGCGGGGCGAGGCGGGCGAGGACCTGTACGGCGTCTTCATGAAGGACTACGCGCCGGGCAAGTGGTAG
- a CDS encoding wax ester/triacylglycerol synthase family O-acyltransferase, with translation MTADLLAPLDLAFWNIESAEHPMHLGALGIFSAHSPAAGAHAADLLAARAAGVPGLRMRIRDVWQPLPSALRRPLAFGGAAREADPDFDPLNHVRLHAPTADFHTVAGRLMERPLERDRPPWEAHVLPGEDGVCFAVLFKFHHALADGLRALTLAAGVMDPMDLPAPRPRPAEAPRGLVPDVRDLPGMMRGALSDMSRALDIGASVARSSLDVRSTPALTCEPSGTRRTAGVALDLDDVHRVRKTVGGTVNDVLIAVVAGALRRWLDERGDGSEGVAPRALIPVSKRRPRTAYPQGNRLSGYLIRLPVDDPDPLARLASVRDAMDRNKDAGPNRGAGAVALLADHVPALAHRLGGPLVGQAARLWFDLLVTSVPLPSLGLKLGGHPLTAVFPFAPLAPGHSLAVAVSTYRGSVHYGLVADGEAVPDLDLFATSLSKEVATLIKACRS, from the coding sequence TTGACTGCTGATCTGCTCGCCCCCCTCGACCTGGCGTTCTGGAACATCGAGTCCGCCGAACACCCGATGCACCTCGGCGCGCTCGGGATCTTCTCGGCGCACTCGCCCGCCGCGGGCGCCCATGCGGCGGACCTGCTCGCGGCCCGGGCCGCCGGTGTTCCCGGACTGCGGATGCGCATCCGCGACGTGTGGCAGCCGCTGCCCTCCGCCCTGCGCCGGCCGCTCGCCTTCGGCGGTGCCGCCCGCGAGGCGGACCCGGACTTCGACCCCCTCAACCATGTACGGCTGCACGCGCCGACCGCCGACTTCCACACGGTCGCGGGCCGCCTCATGGAGCGCCCCCTGGAGCGTGACCGGCCACCCTGGGAGGCCCACGTGCTGCCGGGCGAGGACGGTGTCTGCTTCGCCGTCCTGTTCAAGTTCCACCACGCCCTGGCCGACGGGCTGCGGGCGCTGACCCTCGCCGCGGGCGTCATGGACCCGATGGACCTGCCCGCTCCCCGGCCCCGCCCCGCCGAGGCGCCCCGCGGCCTCGTGCCGGACGTGCGGGATCTGCCCGGGATGATGCGCGGCGCCCTGTCCGACATGAGCCGCGCCCTGGACATCGGCGCCTCCGTCGCCCGCTCCTCCCTCGACGTGCGCTCCACCCCCGCGCTCACCTGCGAGCCGAGCGGCACCCGCCGCACCGCCGGAGTGGCGCTCGACCTCGACGACGTGCACCGCGTCCGCAAGACCGTCGGCGGCACCGTCAACGACGTCCTCATCGCGGTCGTCGCGGGAGCCCTGCGCCGCTGGCTCGACGAGCGCGGCGACGGCAGCGAGGGCGTCGCGCCCCGGGCCCTGATCCCCGTCTCCAAGCGCCGCCCGCGCACCGCGTACCCGCAGGGCAACCGGCTCTCCGGGTACTTGATACGGCTTCCGGTCGACGACCCGGACCCGCTGGCCCGGCTGGCCTCGGTCCGGGACGCGATGGACCGCAACAAGGACGCCGGCCCCAACCGGGGCGCGGGCGCCGTCGCCCTGCTCGCCGACCACGTCCCCGCCCTCGCCCACCGGCTCGGCGGCCCCCTGGTCGGCCAGGCGGCCCGGCTCTGGTTCGACCTCCTGGTGACCAGCGTGCCCCTGCCCAGCCTGGGCCTGAAGCTCGGCGGACACCCGCTCACCGCCGTCTTCCCCTTCGCCCCGCTGGCCCCCGGCCACTCCCTGGCGGTCGCGGTCTCGACCTACCGGGGGAGCGTCCACTACGGCCTCGTCGCCGACGGCGAGGCGGTACCCGACCTCGACCTGTTCGCCACTTCCCTCTCCAAGGAGGTGGCGACGCTGATCAAGGCCTGCCGGTCGTGA
- a CDS encoding PA14 domain-containing protein: MRPRRLRNRLALLLSALLALTGLAAAPALADDPAEIHGLKGEYFIQSAPGAFDFHTLKATTFDQDLDFDNLEPRLNFTTGRSDDVSVRWTGKIVPEATGAHTFSITGDNGFRLWIDGQLAIDHWVDDWDREQTSRPVDLTAGRAHDIKVEYFEHYGGSNLHLRWTRPGAAKEPVPQSAFRLPDGFDYDGALAATVQATGRSLKLDFAQPLAVPPADFTDHLDAVIGGAAWPLGAARVDPSDPTALLVALDEPVVGNKTGTARGTADLRYDGEGGLTDTEGNVVKAFWTSGPNHSTHQLRTRWADEVGPGNAHPEYPRPQLTRDAWQGLNGRWQFAAAEPGEQPPVGKTLKERILVPYPVESQLSGIERHEDRMWYRRTFTVPAGWHIGSGKRLQLNFGAVDWRSEVYVNGTKVATHEGGYDKFSADVTDALKPGRTQELIVGVYDPTDAASGENPPLGKQRLDPSGIWYTPSSGIWQTVWMEPVARDHVDSLKLTPDVAGEKLTVEARGVRDGVPITATAYDGRRKVATASGRTGRTLTLTVPDPHLWSPDDPFLYRLEVKAGADRVGSYFGMRSIAVERIDGVPRTILNGKPVFMMATLDQGFWPDGLHTAPTDDALAYDLKAHKRLGFNSVRKHIKVEPDRWFHWADRLGLLVWQDMPAMTAGVNPSAASRARYEREMKEMIDEHISSPSVVMWVTFNEGWGQYDVGRVAEQAKSWDPTRLVNGQSGLNLGADGGAGDLMDEHGYPSPALPPRPDGERALVSGEYGGLGLAVPGHAWPVQQSYVDVDPATYTEDYLTKLDEVRALACKGGNGAVYTQIADVEGELNGFLTYDRTVLKPDTAKLKAAHEALIRDASRVTPTGCPAAQPVLN, encoded by the coding sequence ATGCGTCCCCGACGCCTCAGAAACCGCCTCGCGTTACTGCTCTCCGCGCTCCTCGCCCTTACCGGCCTGGCCGCCGCACCCGCCCTGGCGGACGACCCCGCCGAGATCCACGGCCTCAAGGGCGAGTACTTCATCCAGTCCGCCCCCGGCGCCTTCGACTTCCACACCCTCAAGGCGACCACGTTCGACCAGGACCTCGACTTCGACAACCTGGAGCCGCGCCTGAACTTCACCACCGGACGTTCCGACGACGTCAGCGTCCGCTGGACCGGCAAGATCGTCCCGGAGGCGACCGGCGCCCACACCTTCTCGATCACCGGCGACAACGGCTTCCGCCTCTGGATCGACGGACAGCTCGCCATCGACCACTGGGTCGACGACTGGGACCGCGAGCAGACGTCCCGGCCCGTCGACCTGACCGCCGGCCGGGCCCACGACATCAAGGTCGAGTACTTCGAGCACTACGGCGGCTCCAACCTCCACCTGCGCTGGACCCGGCCGGGCGCCGCCAAGGAACCCGTACCGCAGTCGGCGTTCCGCCTCCCGGACGGCTTCGACTACGACGGAGCCCTCGCGGCCACCGTCCAGGCCACCGGCCGCAGCCTGAAGCTCGACTTCGCCCAGCCCCTCGCCGTACCCCCGGCGGACTTCACCGACCACCTCGACGCCGTGATCGGCGGCGCCGCATGGCCCCTGGGCGCGGCCCGGGTCGACCCGTCCGACCCCACCGCGCTCCTCGTCGCGCTCGACGAGCCGGTCGTCGGCAACAAGACCGGCACGGCCCGTGGCACGGCGGACCTCCGCTACGACGGCGAGGGCGGCCTCACCGACACTGAAGGCAACGTTGTCAAAGCCTTCTGGACCAGCGGCCCCAACCACTCGACGCACCAGCTGCGCACCCGCTGGGCCGACGAGGTGGGCCCGGGCAATGCCCACCCCGAGTACCCGCGTCCGCAGCTGACCCGGGACGCCTGGCAGGGTCTCAACGGCCGCTGGCAGTTCGCCGCCGCCGAGCCGGGCGAGCAGCCGCCCGTGGGGAAGACGCTGAAGGAGCGCATCCTCGTCCCGTACCCGGTGGAGTCGCAGCTCTCCGGCATCGAGCGGCACGAGGACCGCATGTGGTACCGCCGCACCTTCACGGTCCCCGCCGGCTGGCACATCGGCTCCGGCAAGCGGCTCCAGCTCAACTTCGGCGCCGTCGACTGGCGCTCCGAGGTCTACGTCAACGGCACGAAGGTCGCCACGCACGAGGGCGGCTACGACAAGTTCTCCGCCGACGTCACGGACGCGCTGAAGCCCGGCCGCACTCAGGAACTGATCGTCGGCGTGTACGACCCGACCGACGCGGCATCCGGCGAGAACCCGCCGCTCGGGAAGCAGCGCCTGGACCCGAGCGGCATCTGGTACACCCCGTCCTCCGGCATCTGGCAGACGGTCTGGATGGAGCCGGTGGCCCGCGACCACGTGGACTCCCTCAAGCTCACTCCGGACGTGGCCGGCGAGAAGCTGACCGTGGAGGCCCGGGGCGTCCGGGACGGCGTGCCGATCACGGCGACGGCGTACGACGGCCGGCGCAAGGTGGCCACGGCGAGCGGCCGCACCGGCCGGACGCTGACCCTGACCGTCCCCGATCCGCACCTGTGGTCACCCGACGACCCCTTCCTGTACCGCCTGGAGGTGAAGGCCGGCGCCGACCGGGTCGGCAGCTACTTCGGGATGCGCTCGATCGCCGTCGAAAGGATCGACGGCGTGCCGCGCACGATTCTCAACGGCAAGCCGGTCTTCATGATGGCCACCCTCGACCAGGGCTTCTGGCCGGACGGCCTGCACACCGCACCGACCGACGACGCCCTCGCCTACGACCTGAAGGCGCACAAGCGGCTCGGCTTCAACTCGGTCCGCAAGCACATCAAGGTCGAGCCGGACCGCTGGTTCCACTGGGCCGACCGGCTCGGGCTGCTGGTGTGGCAGGACATGCCCGCGATGACGGCCGGGGTGAACCCGAGTGCCGCCTCCCGCGCCCGCTACGAGCGTGAGATGAAGGAGATGATCGACGAGCACATCAGCAGCCCCTCGGTCGTCATGTGGGTGACCTTCAACGAGGGCTGGGGCCAGTACGACGTCGGCCGGGTCGCCGAGCAGGCCAAGTCCTGGGACCCGACCCGGCTGGTCAACGGCCAGTCCGGGCTGAACCTCGGCGCCGACGGCGGCGCCGGCGACCTCATGGACGAGCACGGCTACCCCAGTCCCGCCCTGCCGCCCCGGCCGGACGGTGAGCGCGCCCTGGTCAGCGGCGAGTACGGCGGCCTGGGCCTCGCGGTGCCCGGCCACGCCTGGCCGGTGCAGCAGTCCTACGTCGACGTCGACCCCGCCACCTACACCGAGGACTATCTGACGAAGCTGGACGAGGTCCGGGCGCTGGCCTGCAAGGGGGGCAACGGGGCTGTGTACACCCAGATCGCGGACGTCGAGGGTGAGCTGAACGGCTTCCTCACCTACGACCGCACGGTGCTGAAACCCGACACGGCCAAGCTGAAGGCCGCGCACGAGGCGTTGATCCGTGACGCCTCCCGGGTGACTCCCACCGGGTGCCCGGCGGCGCAACCTGTGCTGAACTGA
- the glgC gene encoding glucose-1-phosphate adenylyltransferase encodes MRGGGPSVLGIVLAGGEGKRLMPLTADRAKPAVTFGGTYRLVDFVLSNLVNAGVLRICVLTQYKSHSLDRHITTTWRMSNLLGNYVTPVPAQQRLGPRWYLGSADAILQSLNLIYDERPEYVAVFGADHVYRMDPRQMLDQHIESGAGVTVAGIRVPRTESSSFGVITPGSDGQTVERFLEKPSAPPGLADDPNCVFASMGNYIFTTKALIEALRRDAEDESSVHDMGGSILPQLTDRGEAALYDFSANHVPGETTRDQGYWRDVGTLDAYYEAHMDLIAERPAFNLYNRSWPIYTHSYQLSPARFNAGGIASESIISAGCLVRGQVTRSVLSPGVLVDPGAVVQGSVLHDNVHIGRGAVVRGAVLDKNVEVPPGMTIGVNPERDAELYTVSKAGVIALGKGQLVT; translated from the coding sequence ATGCGTGGTGGTGGTCCTTCGGTCCTGGGGATCGTACTGGCGGGCGGTGAGGGCAAGCGGTTGATGCCCCTGACCGCAGACCGTGCCAAACCGGCGGTGACCTTCGGCGGCACGTACCGCCTGGTCGACTTCGTCCTGTCCAACCTCGTCAACGCCGGTGTGCTGCGCATCTGCGTCCTGACGCAGTACAAGTCGCACTCGCTGGACCGGCACATCACGACCACCTGGCGGATGTCCAACCTGCTGGGCAACTACGTGACGCCCGTGCCCGCCCAGCAGCGCCTCGGCCCGCGCTGGTACCTGGGCAGCGCCGACGCGATCCTGCAGTCGCTGAACCTGATCTACGACGAGCGCCCCGAGTACGTCGCCGTCTTCGGCGCCGACCACGTCTACCGCATGGACCCGCGCCAGATGCTCGACCAGCACATCGAGAGCGGCGCGGGAGTGACGGTCGCCGGGATCCGGGTGCCGCGCACGGAGTCCTCGTCGTTCGGGGTGATCACGCCGGGCTCGGACGGGCAGACGGTGGAGCGCTTCCTGGAGAAGCCGTCGGCCCCACCCGGGCTGGCGGATGACCCGAACTGCGTCTTCGCCTCCATGGGCAACTACATCTTCACCACCAAGGCCCTCATCGAGGCGCTCCGGCGGGACGCGGAGGACGAGTCCTCCGTGCACGACATGGGCGGCTCGATCCTGCCCCAGCTCACCGACCGGGGCGAGGCCGCGCTGTACGACTTCAGCGCCAACCACGTGCCCGGCGAGACCACCCGCGACCAGGGCTACTGGCGGGACGTCGGCACGCTGGACGCCTACTACGAGGCCCACATGGACCTGATCGCCGAGCGGCCCGCCTTCAACCTGTACAACCGCAGCTGGCCCATCTACACGCACTCGTACCAGCTCTCCCCGGCCCGCTTCAACGCGGGCGGCATCGCCAGCGAGTCGATCATCAGCGCAGGCTGCCTGGTGCGTGGCCAGGTCACGCGGTCCGTGCTGTCGCCGGGCGTGCTGGTCGACCCGGGGGCCGTGGTGCAGGGCTCGGTGCTGCACGACAACGTGCACATCGGCCGGGGTGCGGTGGTGCGCGGCGCCGTTCTCGACAAGAACGTGGAAGTGCCGCCGGGCATGACCATCGGTGTCAACCCGGAGCGGGACGCCGAGCTGTACACGGTGTCCAAGGCCGGGGTCATCGCCCTCGGGAAGGGGCAGCTGGTCACCTGA
- the glgA gene encoding glycogen synthase — MRVGLLTREYPPDVYGGAGVHVEFLARELRPLVDLDVHCWGEGRADGVRRHRSWSALDGANDALRTFSVDLAMAAALEGRELVHSHTWYANLGGHLAKMLYGIPHVMTAHSLEPLRPWKAEQLGGGYDLSSWAERTAIEAADAVVAVSGAMREDILGCYPSLDPERVHVVHNGIDTSLYRPDPGTDALDRIGLDRSRPYVLFVGRITRQKGVPHLLRAVRDIDPAAQVVLCAGAPDTPEIDQEFRELFGELSGVRDGVFWIPKMLPRPEVIQLLTHAALFVCPSVYEPLGIVNLEAMACGTPVVASAVGGIPEVVDDGTTGLLVPPGDGFEAGLARAMDTVLGDPGAARRMGGAGRERAVGEFGWDAVARRTVRLYEEILKQA, encoded by the coding sequence GTGCGAGTGGGACTGCTGACCCGGGAGTACCCGCCGGATGTCTACGGCGGTGCAGGCGTCCATGTGGAGTTCCTCGCCCGCGAGCTCAGACCGCTCGTCGACCTGGACGTGCACTGCTGGGGCGAGGGCCGCGCCGACGGCGTGCGGCGTCACCGCTCCTGGTCCGCGCTCGACGGCGCCAACGACGCGCTGCGCACCTTCTCCGTCGACCTCGCCATGGCCGCGGCCCTCGAAGGCCGTGAACTGGTCCACTCCCACACCTGGTACGCCAACCTCGGCGGCCATCTGGCCAAGATGCTGTACGGCATCCCGCATGTGATGACCGCGCACTCGCTGGAGCCCCTGCGCCCCTGGAAGGCCGAGCAGCTCGGCGGCGGCTACGACCTGTCGAGCTGGGCCGAACGCACCGCGATCGAGGCCGCCGACGCGGTGGTCGCCGTCTCCGGAGCCATGCGCGAGGACATCCTCGGCTGTTACCCATCGTTGGACCCCGAGCGGGTCCACGTCGTGCACAACGGCATCGACACGAGCCTGTACCGGCCCGACCCCGGCACGGACGCCCTGGACCGTATCGGGCTCGACCGCTCCCGCCCGTACGTGCTGTTCGTCGGCCGGATCACCCGCCAGAAGGGCGTACCCCACCTGCTGCGCGCCGTGCGGGACATCGACCCGGCCGCGCAGGTCGTGCTGTGCGCGGGCGCACCGGACACGCCGGAGATCGACCAGGAGTTCCGCGAGCTGTTCGGGGAGCTGAGCGGGGTCCGCGACGGCGTGTTCTGGATCCCGAAGATGCTGCCGCGCCCGGAGGTGATCCAGCTTCTGACGCACGCCGCACTGTTCGTCTGCCCCTCGGTGTACGAGCCGCTCGGCATCGTGAACCTGGAGGCGATGGCCTGCGGCACCCCCGTGGTTGCCTCGGCGGTCGGCGGCATCCCCGAGGTCGTGGACGACGGCACCACCGGGCTGCTGGTCCCGCCCGGCGACGGTTTCGAGGCGGGTCTCGCCCGGGCCATGGACACGGTTCTGGGTGATCCCGGAGCCGCCCGGCGGATGGGCGGGGCCGGGCGGGAGCGCGCGGTCGGCGAGTTCGGCTGGGACGCGGTGGCCCGCCGCACGGTCCGGCTCTACGAGGAGATCCTCAAACAGGCTTAG
- a CDS encoding (2Fe-2S)-binding protein, producing MVLLLFVDLDPDLAALRPLAGFFVLRTEGASAGSLPTLAQAYALVAPDVSVNPLIFRVRKVAAALRAPESRVAASITHQGLAARLWSIALGCATLYGGVPDLDARLLRWDADGSAPDDLFLTDVRSLPGDAPTLADVVLHGHLDPLAVALRARHNLAPGLLRGNAASALAGAARELDRWARRHGRTDVAGRARSLTAELLAHPLLTGAGNLDGIAFRRRSCCLYYRVPGGGVCGDCCFTRPPRSSPRAPSG from the coding sequence TTGGTACTACTGCTCTTCGTGGACCTCGACCCCGACCTTGCCGCGCTCCGCCCGCTCGCCGGCTTCTTCGTGCTGCGCACGGAAGGAGCATCGGCCGGGTCTCTTCCCACTCTCGCACAGGCCTACGCCCTAGTGGCACCGGATGTGTCCGTAAATCCCCTGATTTTTCGCGTGCGAAAGGTCGCGGCTGCCCTGCGGGCCCCGGAGTCGCGGGTCGCCGCGTCCATCACGCACCAGGGGCTCGCGGCCCGGCTCTGGTCGATCGCCCTCGGCTGCGCCACGCTCTACGGCGGCGTGCCCGACCTCGACGCCCGGCTGCTGCGCTGGGACGCCGACGGCAGCGCCCCCGACGACCTGTTCCTCACGGACGTACGGTCCCTCCCGGGGGACGCTCCGACGCTCGCGGACGTCGTCCTGCACGGCCATCTCGACCCCCTGGCGGTGGCCCTGCGCGCCCGCCACAACCTCGCCCCGGGCCTGCTGCGGGGCAACGCCGCCTCCGCGCTGGCCGGCGCCGCCCGGGAACTGGACCGCTGGGCCCGGCGCCACGGCCGTACGGACGTCGCCGGCCGGGCCCGCTCCCTGACCGCGGAACTCCTCGCCCACCCCCTGCTCACCGGCGCCGGAAACCTCGACGGCATCGCCTTCCGGCGTCGTAGCTGCTGCCTGTACTACCGGGTTCCCGGCGGGGGCGTCTGCGGTGACTGTTGCTTCACACGGCCGCCCCGCTCTTCCCCACGCGCCCCTTCTGGGTGA
- a CDS encoding DMT family transporter yields MSALALSVLLSLVSAFAYAGGAIVQERVAESSPGEQYAPLRRPGWWAAVALNGLGGLLHVVALAYGPLSLVQPLGALTIVVALPMAALFVGRKAGATAWRGAIMATVGLAGLLSLVAASDARSLNTAERVAVAVVTAGVVVALMIAARAAHRHPAVRSMLLATASGIAFGMSSVFTKTVAVDWTGGVSTADVPSLAVIGVLATVGMLLSQAAYRGAGLAAPLATLTVVNPVVAAAVGITMFGEAFRYGTTGTALALSCGVVAAGGLILLTTERLTHGQPAPADGLPASGLASEAGGAGAGSAQVPARVGRAPEGLDGPPAPVTAGAETVAAGGLLLVEDVLAAGPAGTVSAVLVPGPGTSAAVLVPGPGTPAAVLVPGPAAGTPAVVPGSEATGPRGEQETPTEVPDAAGAVLGPGAVAAAAAVVASVEATSYESGEPSVVAASDDERPLSYVPFYGIPYVPLPTVDRHRMRVRS; encoded by the coding sequence ATGAGCGCCCTCGCGTTGTCCGTTCTGCTGTCCCTCGTCTCCGCGTTCGCCTACGCGGGCGGGGCGATCGTGCAGGAGCGGGTGGCGGAGTCCTCGCCGGGCGAGCAGTACGCGCCGCTGCGGCGGCCCGGCTGGTGGGCGGCCGTCGCGCTGAACGGCCTCGGCGGGTTGCTGCACGTGGTGGCGCTGGCGTACGGACCGCTGAGTCTGGTGCAGCCCCTCGGCGCCCTGACCATCGTGGTGGCCCTGCCCATGGCGGCGCTGTTCGTCGGGCGCAAGGCCGGTGCCACGGCCTGGCGGGGCGCGATCATGGCGACGGTCGGACTGGCCGGCCTGCTGTCGCTGGTCGCCGCGTCGGACGCGCGGTCACTGAACACGGCGGAGCGGGTGGCCGTCGCCGTCGTCACGGCCGGTGTGGTCGTGGCGCTGATGATCGCCGCACGGGCCGCGCACCGGCACCCGGCGGTCCGCAGCATGCTGCTGGCGACCGCCTCCGGTATCGCGTTCGGCATGTCCTCGGTGTTCACCAAGACCGTCGCGGTCGACTGGACCGGCGGTGTGTCGACGGCGGACGTGCCCTCGCTCGCCGTGATCGGCGTCCTGGCCACGGTCGGCATGCTGCTGTCGCAGGCCGCTTACCGGGGCGCGGGCCTCGCGGCCCCGCTGGCGACGCTGACGGTCGTGAACCCGGTGGTGGCGGCCGCGGTCGGCATCACGATGTTCGGGGAAGCCTTCCGCTACGGCACGACGGGCACGGCGCTCGCACTGAGCTGTGGTGTGGTGGCGGCGGGCGGCCTGATCCTGCTGACGACGGAACGGCTCACGCACGGGCAGCCGGCGCCTGCGGACGGCCTGCCGGCCTCGGGGCTCGCATCGGAGGCCGGGGGTGCCGGTGCCGGTTCGGCGCAAGTGCCCGCACGAGTGGGCAGGGCCCCCGAGGGCCTGGACGGCCCGCCCGCGCCTGTGACTGCGGGAGCCGAGACCGTGGCGGCCGGTGGGCTACTGCTCGTGGAGGACGTGCTCGCGGCGGGGCCGGCGGGGACGGTTTCGGCGGTGCTCGTGCCGGGGCCGGGGACGTCGGCAGCGGTGCTCGTGCCGGGGCCGGGGACACCAGCGGCTGTGCTCGTGCCGGGGCCGGCGGCGGGGACACCTGCCGTGGTACCGGGGTCGGAAGCCACTGGGCCGCGGGGCGAGCAGGAGACGCCCACGGAGGTGCCGGACGCGGCGGGCGCGGTGCTCGGGCCGGGTGCCGTTGCCGCGGCGGCAGCGGTGGTGGCTTCCGTGGAGGCCACCTCGTACGAGAGCGGGGAGCCGTCGGTGGTGGCGGCCTCCGACGACGAACGCCCGCTCTCCTACGTGCCCTTCTACGGCATCCCGTACGTCCCGCTGCCCACGGTCGACCGGCACCGCATGCGGGTCAGATCCTGA